CCACGCGCTGGACGCGCACGCCCGCTGGACGATGGCCGCGGCGGCCGAGGCGCATCACGCGACAGGGGCGCCGATCGCCGTCCACCTGGAGCTGGGGACCGGTGCTCTGGACGTACTGGAGCTGCTGTGCGGGGAGTTGGGGGTGCCGCCGCAGCGCGTGATCCTCGGGCATCTCAACCGCTCCCCCGACTTCACGGTGCACCGCCAGGCCGCGGCGTCGGGCTGCTATCTCGCCTTCGACGGGCCCTCGCGCGCCCACCACGCCACGGACTGGCGCATGCCCGACGCGGTGCGGGAGCTCGCGGACGCCGGGCACGGCGACCGGCTGCTGCTCGGCGGCGACACCACGACCGCGGCGGCCCGCTCGGTCAACGGCGGCCCGGGGATGCCGTATCTGTTACGCCGGGTGCGGCCGCGGCTCACAGCCGACCTGGGTGAGGAACTGGTGCGGCGCATCCTCGCCGACAACCCTGGCCGAGCCCTGGCCGTGGAGTGGAGCCGACCATGACGCCGCTCACCGGCAGAGCGCGTCGATGTCCTCGGAGAAGGTCGGGAACTCCGCCTGGGCGGTGGTGACGATGTCCCGGGTGGTGCGGCGCGGGGTGGTCGCGTGGCGTTCGGCGAGTGCGGTCAGCGTCGCGCTCGGACGGCCCTCGTACTGCTCGAGATCCACGACCTCCAAAGGCCCGAGGCCATCGGCGAGCACCCACAGGAAGTCGGACAGGTTCGCCGCCACCACACCGCGCTCGCCCTCCGAGCCCAGGAACACCACGGGTTGCTCGACGAGGGGCCGCCCCGGCCGCACACACCACAGGGCGGCGAGGCCACCGGTGCCGTCCTGTCCGAAGACCCGGTAGGCGTCGCCGTCCAGTTGGTGGTTGCCGGTCCAGTGGCGCAGCCAGTCGGTGGTCTCCTCGGCGGCGTCGAAGGCGTCGTACGGCTCGAAGTCGACACCCTCGCCGTCGTCGTAGTCGAACTCCACGCGGGCCACGTCGGCCAGGGCGGCCGGAAAGGCGCGGTCGCCCTCAGTCGTCTCGATCATGCCCAGGAGGCTAATCGCCGCCACTGACAACGGCCCTATGCCACCGAGATGTCCACCGTGGGCCGCAGTTTCGCCGCCGCGGCCAGCGCCTCGTGCGCGGGGTGGCCCACGAAGGCCGCCACCAGGCTCTCGTCCGCCGGGAGTTCGGCGGCCGGGTAGGCGATCTGCTCGTAGGCGGCCTGGAAGCGCGGCCCCCAGCGGCGGGCGCCGAGCCGGGCCGTACGGGAGCAGTTGTCGACCATGTGGGCCACGTCACGGGCGTGCATGTAGGGCAGGAGGGAGTCGACGGCCTCGATGACGGACTCGTTGACGATCTCGGACCAGGGGTGGCCGCGCTCGGTGAACTCGTCGATCTGGGCGACCATGGTGGCGACGAAGACCCCGGCGGTGAACGGCTCGACGGGCAGTTCGCGTTCGTCCCGCCGCGCCCGTACCTTCTCACCGGCGCCCCACATGGGCGAGGCGCCGATCTCACTCATCGCCCGCGCTCCGAGCCGGCGTTCGGCCAGGATCACGCTGCGCAGCTCGGTGCCGTCGGCGACCTCGTCGTAGATCTCCGCGACGATCTCGCGAGCGGGCCCGTACGTCGCCGTGTACGCCCGGTCGAAGACCTCCCGGCCGGACGGGGAGAGGCCGTCGCGGACCGCCCGCAGGCCCGAGCGCGAGATGGTGCGGGCGATCGGCCCGGTGACGTTCTCGCAGGACCTCTCGTACGCCGTCACCTCGTCGTCCCCGGCCAGGCGGTACCGCGTGTACAGCGTCTCGACGATGCCGTGCACGGCGCCGAGCAGGATCGCGCGCTCGCCGACGATGTCCGAGAGGTACTCGCTGTGCAGCGTGGTCCGGAAGGTGTACGGCGATCCGAGCGCCACCGACCAGCCGAGCGCGAGGTCGACCGCCCGGCCGTCGGGGTCGGCGTGCACGGCGAAACTGCTGTTGATCCCGGCGCCGTTGACATCGGCGCCCTGCTGGTAGAGACGCCGCACGGAGTCGCCCATGCCCTTGGGGCACACGGCGATCACTGGATGGCCGGCCGGGAACTCGCCGCCGGTCTCCCGGAGATGGCCGAGCAGGAAGCCGTGCGAGAGCCCGATGGCCGCGCCGGGCTTCAGCACCCCGAAGATCTCCTGGTGGTGGGCGGCGAGTGCCGCGTCCGCGATCAGCAGCACGACCAGGTCGCTGTCGGCGGTGATCGCGAGCCAGTCGCCGAGCGTGCCGTTCTCCTCGGTGAAGCCGTGGGCGCGCGCGTCGGCGGCCGAGCGGGAGCCGGGGCGCAGGCCCACGGCCACCCGGATGCCGGTACCGGCGAGGGAGTCGCGCAGGTTGAGGGCCTGGGCGCGGCCCTGCGGTCCCCAGCCGAGCACACCGATGCGGCGGACCCCGGTGAAGGCCTGGGGCAGCAGGGGGAACAGGTGCCGGCCGCCGCGCAGGACGGTCTCCGTGCCGCCGGGGACGTCCATGGTTTCGAGGGCGAAGACGCCGGAGGTGTACGTGGTGGAGGTCATGGTGGAGTTGTAGGCTCCGGCCGGGCATTGCAGCAAGCGCAACTTTCGCATCGCACTGTTGCATGACCTGAAAGGCCGAGGTCACATGGACGATCACCGGGAGTTGCGTCTCTTCCTGCACCTCGCGCAGACGCTGAACTTCGGCCGGACCAGCCTCGACTGCCATGTCAGTCCGGCCACGCTGACGAGGACCGTGCAGCGGCTGGAGGCGGGCCTCGGGCATCGGCTGTTCGACCGCGGCCCGCGCGGGGTGTCGCTGACCGCGCAAGGGCACCGCTTCCGCGCATACGCCGTCCAGGCGCTTGAGCTGTGGCGCGCCTACCGCGAGGAGCACCCGGACCCGGCCGAACTGACCGGCCGACTCGCCATGTTCGCGACGGTGACCGCCTGCCAGTCCCTGCTGCCCGACCTGTTGGCCCCGTTCCGCGCGGCCCATCCCCAGGTACGGCTGGACCTGCGCACGGGTGACGCGGCGGCCGCCCTGGCCCGCCTTGACGAGGGCGAGGTGGACGTGGCCGTGGCGGGAATCCCGGCGCGGTTGCCGGAAGGGCTGGTGAGCCGGACGGTCGCGGTGACCGACCTGGTCCTCGTCACCGCGCGGGACCGTCCTGACCCCGATCTGGACGGGCCGTTCGTCCTCCCCCACCGCGGGCTCGTCCGCGAGGCCGCCGACCGCTGGTTCCGCGCCCGGGGCACGGTCCCCGACGTGGCCTGCGAGCCCGACGGTCACGAAGGACTGCTGACGCTGGTCGCCCTGGGCTGCGGCACGGGCGTGGTCCCCCGCCTCGTACTGGAACACAGCGCGGTGCGCGAACGGCTGACAGAGGTTCCCGCCGATCCACGGC
This portion of the Streptomyces canus genome encodes:
- a CDS encoding phosphotriesterase family protein — protein: MVSAVAVRTVAGDVPAEALGVCDAHDHLFFGSPRLPGQELRSVPAARAELTAFAAQGGGAVVQWTPYGLGRQADELPTLSRETGVRIVAATGLHQAVHYDDATLAGLRGRLADVFVTELTEGIGPSGVRAGLIKVAGGFHALDAHARWTMAAAAEAHHATGAPIAVHLELGTGALDVLELLCGELGVPPQRVILGHLNRSPDFTVHRQAAASGCYLAFDGPSRAHHATDWRMPDAVRELADAGHGDRLLLGGDTTTAAARSVNGGPGMPYLLRRVRPRLTADLGEELVRRILADNPGRALAVEWSRP
- a CDS encoding SMI1/KNR4 family protein, which encodes MIETTEGDRAFPAALADVARVEFDYDDGEGVDFEPYDAFDAAEETTDWLRHWTGNHQLDGDAYRVFGQDGTGGLAALWCVRPGRPLVEQPVVFLGSEGERGVVAANLSDFLWVLADGLGPLEVVDLEQYEGRPSATLTALAERHATTPRRTTRDIVTTAQAEFPTFSEDIDALCR
- a CDS encoding ketol-acid reductoisomerase — translated: MTSTTYTSGVFALETMDVPGGTETVLRGGRHLFPLLPQAFTGVRRIGVLGWGPQGRAQALNLRDSLAGTGIRVAVGLRPGSRSAADARAHGFTEENGTLGDWLAITADSDLVVLLIADAALAAHHQEIFGVLKPGAAIGLSHGFLLGHLRETGGEFPAGHPVIAVCPKGMGDSVRRLYQQGADVNGAGINSSFAVHADPDGRAVDLALGWSVALGSPYTFRTTLHSEYLSDIVGERAILLGAVHGIVETLYTRYRLAGDDEVTAYERSCENVTGPIARTISRSGLRAVRDGLSPSGREVFDRAYTATYGPAREIVAEIYDEVADGTELRSVILAERRLGARAMSEIGASPMWGAGEKVRARRDERELPVEPFTAGVFVATMVAQIDEFTERGHPWSEIVNESVIEAVDSLLPYMHARDVAHMVDNCSRTARLGARRWGPRFQAAYEQIAYPAAELPADESLVAAFVGHPAHEALAAAAKLRPTVDISVA
- the ilvY gene encoding HTH-type transcriptional activator IlvY, whose translation is MDDHRELRLFLHLAQTLNFGRTSLDCHVSPATLTRTVQRLEAGLGHRLFDRGPRGVSLTAQGHRFRAYAVQALELWRAYREEHPDPAELTGRLAMFATVTACQSLLPDLLAPFRAAHPQVRLDLRTGDAAAALARLDEGEVDVAVAGIPARLPEGLVSRTVAVTDLVLVTARDRPDPDLDGPFVLPHRGLVREAADRWFRARGTVPDVACEPDGHEGLLTLVALGCGTGVVPRLVLEHSAVRERLTEVPADPRPEHFAIGLCVRRSDLRRPLVAALWSLTVSPDTPT